A genomic region of Methanosarcina thermophila TM-1 contains the following coding sequences:
- a CDS encoding PD40 domain-containing protein produces the protein MALILFLIASTASIVTAEKVSPVITETQITSNVSDQMLPDIYGDKIVWHDTRNGNLDIYMYDLSTSKETQITSNESWQGWPDIYEDRIVWEDERNGVSNPDIYMYNLSTSEETQITTNESFQFNPAIYGDKIIWQDFRENRDGDAETDIYVYDLSAHNETSIATTALGCWGNPHPMICGDKVVWYDCLDESRRGIYIYDLSSNKKTLISADGSKPAIYGDKIVYVKDSVNLYLYNISTSTETKISTIGSYKKSISIYGNRIVWEDYRSDHPDIYMYDISNSTETRITTSESVDDPVAGTYNPVIYSDRIVWQDYRNGNNDIYMATLTWDEEPSQDDNNSNDSNTSDNEIQITTSGSADGPSTYGDKIVYASTRNGNTDVYMYDRTTKKETRITSSPDAQRCPAIYGNRIVWQDDGGEDDGYTNHGIFMYDISTNKKMRISPTGLAYDPAIYGNRIVYSSTRNGNTDVYMYDLSTKKETQITSSPDAQTHPVIYENRIVWQDDGGKDDGYTNHGIFMYDIFTNKKMRISPTELAYEPAIYGNRIVYSNTRNGNTDVYMYDLSTKKETQITNSPDAQRSPAIYGNRIVWQDDGGEDDGFTNHGIFMYDISTNKKMRISSSGLAYQPVIYDNRIVWLYDDGYNSNIYMREI, from the coding sequence ATGGCTTTAATTTTGTTTTTAATTGCCAGTACAGCATCAATAGTTACTGCGGAAAAAGTTTCGCCTGTAATTACTGAGACTCAGATTACTTCCAATGTATCAGATCAAATGCTGCCTGATATATATGGTGATAAAATAGTATGGCATGATACGCGCAATGGTAATCTTGATATTTACATGTACGACCTGTCTACTTCCAAAGAAACTCAGATTACTTCTAATGAATCATGGCAAGGTTGGCCTGATATTTACGAGGACAGGATTGTGTGGGAAGATGAGCGCAACGGTGTTTCCAATCCTGATATCTATATGTATAACCTTTCTACATCCGAGGAAACCCAAATAACTACTAACGAATCATTTCAATTTAATCCTGCCATCTATGGTGACAAAATAATATGGCAGGATTTCCGTGAGAATCGTGATGGAGATGCAGAAACGGATATTTATGTGTATGATCTATCCGCCCATAACGAGACCTCGATTGCTACCACTGCACTGGGATGCTGGGGCAACCCTCATCCAATGATCTGTGGTGATAAAGTAGTATGGTATGACTGTCTCGATGAAAGCAGGCGAGGCATCTACATTTATGATCTCTCCAGTAATAAGAAAACTCTGATTTCCGCCGATGGATCAAAACCTGCTATTTATGGCGATAAAATAGTTTATGTGAAAGATAGTGTCAACTTATACCTGTATAATATATCCACATCCACAGAAACTAAGATTTCCACTATTGGATCATACAAAAAAAGCATCTCTATCTATGGGAACAGGATAGTGTGGGAGGACTATCGAAGTGACCATCCGGATATTTACATGTATGATATCTCAAATTCTACAGAGACCCGGATCACAACCAGCGAATCAGTAGATGATCCTGTAGCTGGAACATATAACCCTGTAATATATAGTGACAGGATAGTATGGCAGGACTACCGCAATGGAAACAACGACATTTACATGGCTACTCTTACCTGGGATGAAGAACCGTCTCAGGATGACAATAATTCTAATGACAGCAATACATCTGATAATGAAATTCAGATCACTACCAGTGGGTCAGCAGATGGTCCTTCTACCTACGGTGATAAGATAGTATACGCCAGTACTCGCAATGGAAACACGGATGTCTACATGTACGATCGCACCACTAAAAAGGAAACTCGGATAACCAGCAGTCCAGATGCTCAGAGATGTCCTGCAATCTATGGTAACAGGATAGTGTGGCAGGATGATGGTGGTGAGGATGATGGATACACAAATCATGGTATCTTCATGTACGATATTTCCACCAATAAGAAGATGAGAATCAGTCCTACTGGGTTAGCATATGACCCTGCTATTTATGGTAACAGGATAGTATATTCAAGTACTCGCAATGGGAATACTGATGTCTATATGTATGACCTTTCCACTAAAAAGGAAACTCAGATTACCTCCAGTCCAGATGCTCAGACACATCCTGTTATCTATGAAAATAGGATAGTGTGGCAGGATGATGGTGGTAAGGATGATGGATACACAAATCATGGCATATTCATGTACGATATTTTCACGAATAAAAAAATGAGAATTAGCCCTACTGAATTGGCATACGAGCCTGCAATTTACGGTAACAGGATAGTATATTCAAATACTCGCAATGGGAATACTGATGTCTATATGTATGATCTCTCAACTAAAAAAGAAACTCAGATAACCAACAGTCCGGATGCCCAAAGATCTCCTGCAATCTATGGTAACAGGATAGTGTGGCAGGATGATGGTGGAGAGGATGATGGGTTCACAAATCATGGCATCTTCATGTACGACATCTCCACCAATAAGAAAATGAGAATTAGTTCCAGTGGATTAGCATACCAGCCTGTTATTTATGATAACAGGATAGTATGGCTATATGATGATGGGTATAACTCCAATATATACATGCGCGAGATTTGA
- a CDS encoding alpha-L-rhamnosidase-related protein, whose protein sequence is MGNYTLVIDLVKEGVYWFETRGIKPLEKEVEISKEPLEQKGKLQYRTDYPEINKLQTLIVNTTNSSATIFSDNGTLISGFYAGSGYPQIWVRNSATLIQTGRYLFPENFFSSWIEAFCSRQEENGSIADYISPYGSDKNTVETDQEASLVHSAYLYYKMTGNLSWLEKTVGEKRIIDRLDDSLMWVLMIRYNNDYGLITGAYTADWGDVQFEDTPGTHVSNETHWTCDIYDNSFFFQACNELSLIYSDLEEEERAIFWSDTAQSIKENTNKYLWQQDRGYYKMHIQISPVNLDFNEDEIFPMGGNAIAIQSGLANHTQAEQIFETAKERKVQANASTIGSVLIPAYPEGFFANPVMDEEYEYQNGGQWDWFAGRLIL, encoded by the coding sequence GTGGGAAATTATACACTTGTTATAGATCTGGTTAAGGAAGGAGTTTACTGGTTTGAAACCAGGGGTATAAAACCTCTTGAAAAAGAAGTAGAGATCTCAAAAGAACCTCTGGAACAAAAAGGGAAACTCCAATACAGGACAGATTATCCGGAAATAAATAAGTTACAGACTCTTATAGTAAATACGACAAACTCTTCTGCAACTATTTTTTCAGACAACGGGACATTAATTTCCGGGTTTTATGCAGGCTCAGGTTATCCACAAATATGGGTTCGCAACAGTGCAACTCTTATTCAAACAGGAAGATACCTTTTCCCGGAAAATTTCTTCAGTTCTTGGATTGAAGCATTTTGTAGCCGACAGGAAGAAAATGGCTCGATTGCTGATTATATTTCTCCATACGGCAGTGACAAAAATACAGTTGAAACCGATCAGGAAGCCAGTCTTGTTCATTCTGCATATTTATACTATAAGATGACTGGAAATCTTTCCTGGCTTGAAAAAACGGTAGGAGAAAAAAGAATTATCGACAGACTGGATGATTCCCTGATGTGGGTGTTAATGATCCGTTATAACAATGATTATGGATTAATAACCGGGGCTTACACTGCAGATTGGGGAGATGTCCAGTTTGAGGACACTCCTGGAACCCATGTTTCAAATGAAACACACTGGACATGTGATATTTACGACAATTCATTCTTTTTCCAGGCTTGCAATGAACTTTCTTTGATATACTCTGACCTTGAAGAGGAGGAAAGGGCAATTTTCTGGTCTGATACTGCACAATCAATCAAAGAAAACACAAACAAATATCTCTGGCAGCAGGACAGGGGATATTATAAGATGCATATCCAGATCTCACCAGTTAACTTGGATTTTAACGAAGATGAGATATTTCCTATGGGTGGAAATGCAATCGCGATACAGTCTGGCCTCGCAAACCATACCCAGGCTGAGCAAATCTTTGAGACTGCCAAAGAAAGAAAAGTGCAGGCGAATGCAAGCACCATTGGCAGTGTGCTTATTCCTGCTTATCCAGAAGGATTCTTTGCAAATCCTGTTATGGACGAGGAGTACGAGTATCAAAATGGGGGTCAATGGGACTGGTTTGCAGGCAGGTTAATTCTTTAA
- a CDS encoding DUF2240 family protein codes for MEELKRVVSVPFKKTLASSLSEKDFEYSLAFDLKWFSPKIASKVKEKALEAGILSLKAGTLVPCFDVESIRLPHAFKPSENFLEIQKNSNAEKPEKEEISLEQVLEFISTDTGVNRQKLVSEINSMQDRLSYLVDVRIVALIVGKKFGCSIEAIFERVARSVLGISF; via the coding sequence ATGGAAGAACTTAAACGAGTAGTTTCCGTTCCGTTTAAAAAAACACTTGCATCTTCTCTTTCAGAAAAAGATTTTGAGTATTCCCTGGCTTTTGACCTGAAATGGTTCTCCCCGAAAATTGCCTCAAAGGTAAAAGAAAAAGCTCTTGAAGCAGGCATTCTCTCCCTTAAAGCCGGAACTCTTGTGCCATGCTTCGATGTGGAAAGTATCCGGCTTCCACATGCATTTAAGCCATCGGAGAATTTCCTTGAAATCCAGAAAAATTCCAATGCAGAAAAGCCGGAAAAGGAAGAAATTTCTCTCGAACAGGTTCTGGAATTTATCTCAACAGATACCGGAGTAAACCGGCAGAAACTTGTTTCGGAAATTAACTCCATGCAGGATCGACTTTCCTACCTTGTGGATGTCCGAATAGTAGCACTTATTGTCGGAAAAAAGTTTGGATGCAGTATAGAAGCAATCTTCGAAAGAGTTGCTAGGTCTGTACTCGGCATCTCTTTTTAA
- the serA gene encoding phosphoglycerate dehydrogenase: MKVLVSDSLSNEGLEILREHFTVDVITGLSEEELVKKIKDYDALVIRSGTQVTQKIIEAADKLKVIGRAGVGVDNVDVDAATKKGIIVANAPEGNMISAAEHTIAMMMAMSRNIPQANASLKSREWKRNKFMGVEVKGKTLGIIGLGRIGSEVAKRALGLEMNLMGYDPFISEKRAIELGVKLATIDEIAKEADYITVHTPLTKETRNIIDEEQFALMKPGVRIINCARGGIINEDALARALESGKVAGAAIDVFVEEPPFNSPLLNFDNVIVTPHLGASTQEAQVNVAIDIAKEVVSVLTGGLAKNAINIPSVKPEAMAVLAPYIRLSEIMGKIAGQLVDGNYEKVEIGYNGEISGKDTRPLTVSALKGLLEMALGSGVNYVNAPALAKSRKIAVVESKSESSEEYSSTISIKLSNNGQAKLVAGTVVGDEPKIVAVDEDRVDIFPAGRMIFAKHINRPNVIGPCCLVLGKNNINISGMQVGRSEIGGVTMMVLNVDSEVPDSILNEVRKVDGILDAKLVTL; this comes from the coding sequence ATGAAAGTATTGGTCAGCGACTCACTCTCCAATGAAGGGTTGGAGATTCTAAGAGAACACTTTACGGTTGATGTTATCACCGGGCTTTCAGAAGAAGAGCTGGTGAAAAAAATCAAAGATTACGATGCTCTTGTTATACGCAGCGGTACCCAGGTTACTCAAAAGATTATCGAGGCTGCCGACAAACTGAAAGTTATCGGGAGAGCTGGGGTCGGCGTTGACAATGTTGATGTGGACGCAGCTACTAAAAAAGGCATTATTGTGGCAAACGCTCCCGAAGGCAATATGATCTCGGCAGCTGAGCACACCATTGCTATGATGATGGCAATGTCCAGGAATATTCCCCAGGCAAATGCTTCCCTGAAATCAAGGGAATGGAAACGCAATAAATTCATGGGCGTTGAGGTCAAAGGCAAGACCCTGGGAATTATAGGTCTCGGAAGAATCGGTTCTGAAGTCGCAAAGAGAGCTTTAGGGCTTGAAATGAACCTTATGGGGTACGATCCTTTTATTTCCGAGAAACGGGCAATAGAACTTGGAGTCAAGCTGGCTACAATTGACGAAATCGCAAAGGAAGCCGACTACATTACAGTGCACACCCCTCTCACCAAAGAAACCAGGAACATTATTGATGAAGAACAATTCGCCCTAATGAAACCCGGTGTTAGAATTATCAACTGCGCTCGCGGCGGAATCATTAACGAAGACGCCCTGGCAAGAGCTCTTGAAAGCGGAAAAGTGGCCGGTGCTGCAATAGATGTTTTCGTTGAGGAGCCTCCGTTTAACAGCCCTCTCCTGAACTTTGACAATGTGATAGTTACTCCTCACCTTGGAGCTTCTACACAGGAAGCTCAGGTCAATGTGGCAATCGACATCGCAAAAGAAGTAGTATCCGTCCTCACAGGCGGGCTTGCAAAGAACGCAATCAATATCCCATCAGTAAAACCAGAAGCTATGGCGGTACTTGCCCCTTACATCAGGCTTTCGGAGATTATGGGCAAGATTGCAGGGCAGCTTGTAGATGGAAATTACGAAAAGGTAGAAATCGGATACAATGGAGAGATCTCTGGAAAGGACACTAGACCTCTTACAGTTTCTGCACTTAAAGGGCTGCTTGAGATGGCACTTGGCTCCGGAGTAAATTATGTCAATGCTCCTGCCCTTGCAAAGTCCAGAAAGATTGCAGTTGTGGAGAGCAAGTCCGAATCCTCTGAGGAGTATTCATCCACCATCAGTATCAAGCTTAGCAACAATGGACAGGCTAAACTGGTTGCAGGCACCGTTGTTGGGGATGAACCGAAGATCGTTGCCGTCGATGAAGACAGAGTTGATATCTTCCCTGCAGGTCGTATGATCTTTGCCAAACATATTAACAGACCCAATGTTATCGGACCATGCTGCCTCGTACTAGGGAAAAATAATATCAACATCTCAGGTATGCAGGTCGGCAGGTCAGAAATCGGAGGCGTTACCATGATGGTTCTTAACGTAGACTCTGAGGTTCCTGATTCGATCCTTAATGAAGTCAGAAAAGTGGATGGAATACTCGATGCTAAACTTGTAACTCTCTAA
- a CDS encoding right-handed parallel beta-helix repeat-containing protein translates to MRGTKGKNFRAIKLILFAVILIVLCTCSAVSASNLRVSSAIEGDYTSIQAAIDAAEAGDTIFVSPGTYVENLKINKEVRIWSDSRRPENTVIRAADTEESTVEISADRVFFSGFGIEGSEKAGILLTGVKNCYINNNRVLGTEYGILLNGSERNTIRSNLVTLNEIGIRLENSNSNDILNNVIAYNYGPGISLEASSRNLIYNNYFKNAENVEEKNINAENIWQSPLVTRQNIVKGPYIAGNFWSDPEGKGFSETCVDENNNGICDTSYNITGGGIDKSPLYPKVPNAVKTLESKLNVSAYEQGLADRENAASPETPVNETEGSAEPETENTTNEGVQEEAESPGPGAGILAVAIGAAYLLRRNK, encoded by the coding sequence ATGAGAGGAACAAAAGGAAAGAATTTTAGAGCTATTAAGCTGATATTGTTTGCGGTTATTCTGATAGTTCTATGCACCTGCTCGGCTGTTTCAGCCTCCAATTTGAGAGTAAGTTCGGCTATTGAAGGGGATTATACCTCCATACAGGCTGCAATAGATGCCGCAGAAGCAGGAGATACAATTTTTGTAAGCCCGGGAACCTATGTTGAAAATCTTAAAATAAATAAAGAAGTACGAATCTGGTCGGACTCTAGAAGACCAGAAAATACAGTCATAAGGGCAGCCGATACTGAGGAAAGTACGGTTGAAATCAGTGCTGATCGGGTATTTTTTAGCGGATTTGGCATTGAAGGCTCGGAAAAAGCAGGAATCCTGCTCACAGGGGTCAAAAACTGCTATATCAATAACAACAGAGTCCTGGGAACTGAATACGGCATTCTTCTTAACGGTTCAGAAAGGAATACCATAAGAAGTAATCTCGTTACCCTCAATGAAATAGGAATAAGACTTGAAAACTCAAACTCAAATGATATCCTGAATAATGTAATTGCCTACAATTATGGTCCTGGAATCTCCCTTGAAGCAAGCAGCAGGAACCTTATCTATAATAATTATTTCAAAAACGCTGAAAACGTCGAAGAAAAAAATATAAATGCGGAAAATATCTGGCAGAGCCCTCTCGTAACAAGACAGAACATAGTCAAAGGTCCTTACATTGCCGGAAACTTCTGGTCTGACCCTGAAGGCAAAGGTTTCAGCGAGACCTGCGTGGATGAAAACAATAACGGAATTTGCGACACTTCGTATAACATTACAGGTGGAGGAATCGATAAGTCCCCACTTTATCCTAAAGTCCCGAACGCCGTTAAAACCCTTGAAAGCAAACTGAATGTCAGTGCTTATGAGCAGGGACTCGCCGACAGGGAGAACGCAGCCAGTCCGGAAACACCAGTAAATGAAACCGAAGGATCAGCAGAACCTGAAACCGAAAACACTACCAATGAAGGAGTTCAGGAGGAAGCTGAATCCCCTGGTCCGGGGGCTGGAATTCTGGCGGTAGCTATAGGCGCGGCTTACCTCCTGAGGCGGAACAAGTAA
- a CDS encoding alpha-keto acid decarboxylase family protein, with protein MPTVIQYLLGRLKQLGIRDIFGVPGDFAFPINNAICDDNELRWIGCCNELNAAYAADGYARINRMSALSTTFGVGELSALCGIAGSYAENNLVFHIVGIPKMQIQKRHAIVHHSLGDGEYGTFMDMATPVVCASTMLTPENCVDEVERVIEAALENRQPVYIAIPHDYVNAEISSLTAPKSVFVKSDPATLEEVVSIITAKLSKAKQACIMPGFLVDRFGLKDLAMAVINASGLPYASMALDKAVLDETNPSYMGIYMGQLINPEIQEFVESCDCILAIGVVMSDINMGMFTAKLDKSRIINIMPFSVHIGNTDYINVKMLDVLEGLSRRLNKRTDVRGPVAKHPAVPEVNAEDTITADYLYAKYAEFFKPDDIVVVDSTSSFYGLLPFPLPKGVKFLSQMLWGAIGWATPAAFGTALAAPDRRVILMTGEGSHQMTVQEISQFYRYGLKPIIFVLNNQGYLIERMLSKKLDYCYNDIPEWQYHKLPEVLGRNNWITRKATTCGELDKIMRELDTAKVGAYIEIVTPELSAPPLMRAIHKNL; from the coding sequence ATGCCGACTGTTATTCAATATCTTCTGGGTAGATTAAAACAACTGGGAATAAGGGATATTTTCGGTGTGCCAGGAGACTTTGCGTTTCCTATCAACAATGCGATATGCGATGATAATGAACTTCGCTGGATAGGTTGTTGCAACGAGCTGAATGCTGCATATGCTGCTGACGGCTACGCTCGTATTAATCGTATGTCAGCACTGTCTACTACCTTTGGGGTAGGTGAGCTCTCGGCATTATGCGGTATAGCAGGCTCTTATGCGGAGAACAATCTGGTATTTCATATTGTAGGAATTCCGAAAATGCAGATACAGAAGAGGCATGCCATAGTACATCATTCGCTGGGTGACGGAGAGTACGGCACATTTATGGATATGGCTACGCCAGTAGTATGTGCCAGTACAATGCTTACTCCGGAAAACTGCGTTGATGAAGTCGAGCGTGTTATCGAGGCAGCCCTGGAAAATCGCCAGCCTGTCTACATTGCAATACCTCACGACTATGTGAATGCAGAGATTTCATCCCTTACGGCACCAAAGAGTGTGTTTGTAAAAAGCGATCCTGCCACTCTTGAAGAAGTGGTCTCGATTATTACAGCTAAGTTATCAAAAGCAAAACAAGCCTGTATTATGCCGGGCTTCCTTGTTGACCGATTTGGTCTTAAAGACCTCGCTATGGCTGTTATTAATGCTTCAGGCTTGCCTTATGCTTCTATGGCGCTGGACAAAGCCGTACTTGATGAGACAAATCCCTCCTACATGGGAATATATATGGGACAGCTTATCAATCCTGAAATTCAGGAATTTGTGGAATCCTGTGACTGCATACTTGCCATAGGCGTTGTCATGTCTGATATTAATATGGGCATGTTCACGGCAAAGCTGGATAAATCCCGAATTATCAATATCATGCCTTTCAGTGTCCATATAGGAAACACTGATTATATCAATGTGAAAATGCTTGATGTTCTGGAGGGACTTTCCAGAAGGCTTAATAAGCGTACTGATGTAAGGGGACCTGTGGCAAAACACCCCGCAGTTCCAGAGGTAAATGCCGAAGACACGATAACAGCTGACTATTTATACGCCAAATACGCCGAATTTTTTAAGCCCGATGACATAGTTGTAGTTGACTCGACCTCATCCTTTTATGGGTTACTACCTTTCCCTTTACCAAAAGGAGTTAAATTCCTGAGCCAGATGCTCTGGGGGGCGATAGGCTGGGCTACTCCTGCTGCCTTTGGCACTGCACTGGCTGCACCTGATAGACGAGTAATTCTTATGACAGGAGAAGGGTCACACCAGATGACAGTCCAGGAGATCAGCCAGTTTTACCGTTATGGTCTAAAGCCTATTATTTTCGTGCTGAATAATCAAGGATATCTGATAGAAAGAATGCTATCTAAAAAATTAGATTACTGCTACAATGACATTCCAGAGTGGCAATACCATAAGTTGCCAGAGGTACTTGGTCGTAATAACTGGATAACAAGAAAAGCCACCACCTGTGGTGAGCTTGATAAGATCATGAGAGAGCTGGATACTGCTAAGGTCGGCGCATATATAGAAATAGTTACGCCAGAACTCTCAGCTCCCCCACTTATGAGAGCAATTCATAAAAATTTATAA
- a CDS encoding Single-stranded DNA binding protein has translation MDEKIAPHLEELTRALGDLEKTGIRAEFEKLIAFRVPPDVAKETILRKFGGKRKVLKIKDLSANLKNFELTGRILDLGEKPIRPQEGTNKGSSRLYTGVLADETGSVLFSSWKELPGSVGDVINIKNAYTRVWQNRIRLSIGEQSLVSKEPDSTLPSLSELSGSQTKKLIDIGAMDFSVNTVACVIQFSHREVLVKGRQSRVISGVLADETGRLPFTAWVELPGIDIGSIIRIEGAQIRMFKGMPSVNILNSTKVSQVGPEEAKNLAFTFESAVKDPAPIKIEDINSRESMFDVAAAGNVVSVRPGSGIISRCPECGRVIQKGNCRVHGKVEGIRDMRIKAILDDGTGSMSVMFPRELAEIVYGKTLEEAEQLMFSDVSKDAVYEDLRRFLTGRYLAVRGNASKSEYGISFVAEKAWIPEDDLAVRVVELLRRLGPDEENKQGECSSTGGIYLA, from the coding sequence ATGGATGAGAAAATTGCGCCCCATCTTGAAGAATTAACCAGGGCGCTTGGAGACCTTGAAAAGACTGGCATCCGGGCAGAATTTGAGAAACTCATTGCTTTTCGCGTGCCGCCTGATGTTGCAAAAGAGACTATTCTCCGCAAGTTCGGAGGAAAAAGGAAAGTTCTGAAAATAAAGGACCTGTCTGCCAACCTTAAAAATTTCGAGCTCACAGGCAGAATTCTTGACCTTGGGGAAAAGCCAATCCGCCCGCAGGAAGGGACTAATAAAGGCTCCTCAAGGCTTTACACTGGGGTTCTTGCGGACGAAACCGGCTCAGTTCTGTTTTCTTCCTGGAAAGAGCTGCCTGGCTCGGTTGGGGATGTAATTAACATTAAGAACGCGTATACACGCGTTTGGCAAAATAGGATCAGGCTTTCTATAGGAGAACAATCTCTTGTGTCAAAAGAACCTGATTCTACACTTCCTTCTCTATCCGAACTCTCAGGAAGCCAGACAAAGAAGTTAATTGACATCGGAGCCATGGATTTTTCCGTAAATACCGTAGCCTGTGTGATTCAGTTCTCTCATAGGGAAGTGCTTGTAAAAGGACGCCAGTCCAGAGTGATTTCAGGCGTACTTGCTGATGAGACTGGAAGGCTGCCCTTTACAGCCTGGGTTGAACTGCCAGGCATTGATATTGGGAGCATTATCCGAATCGAAGGAGCCCAGATTCGGATGTTCAAGGGTATGCCGTCAGTCAATATCCTCAACAGCACAAAAGTCTCCCAGGTTGGTCCAGAAGAAGCAAAAAACCTTGCGTTTACCTTTGAATCCGCAGTAAAAGATCCTGCTCCCATCAAAATAGAAGATATCAATTCAAGAGAAAGTATGTTTGATGTAGCCGCAGCAGGCAATGTGGTCTCAGTCCGTCCAGGTTCAGGCATTATCTCCCGCTGCCCTGAGTGCGGTCGTGTAATCCAGAAAGGAAATTGCAGGGTGCACGGCAAGGTCGAAGGCATAAGGGATATGCGGATCAAAGCCATACTGGATGATGGAACAGGCTCAATGTCAGTTATGTTTCCAAGAGAACTTGCAGAAATCGTCTATGGAAAAACCCTTGAAGAAGCCGAGCAGCTGATGTTTTCTGACGTCTCTAAGGATGCGGTCTATGAAGATTTAAGGCGCTTTCTTACAGGTCGCTATCTCGCAGTACGAGGCAACGCTTCAAAAAGTGAATATGGAATTTCTTTTGTAGCTGAAAAAGCCTGGATACCCGAAGATGATCTTGCAGTCAGGGTAGTGGAACTGCTTCGCAGGCTCGGACCGGATGAAGAGAATAAACAGGGTGAATGCTCTTCCACTGGAGGAATTTATCTTGCTTAA
- a CDS encoding RPA family protein, which produces MLKREVAKRIFAKEFEACRELEKAARSDSEALDSKVPNFLISPLGLILNRVFVVGVVTELDNIGTQGEMWKARIVDPTGAFTVYAGQYQPEASIFFSTVKVPAFIALTGKARIYEPEPGSVFVSIRAEEANVVDEEIRNRWVVDTAEQTVDRLAAFSDALASGYHGEELREYLIERGVSSELAQGISIALEKDVSQEFIKLLRTSIREGLKALDFDGGTGAKADQKEFVLELLKEMGGSKGVDYATFMEEAVARGIPEQVVEEVTRILLAGGQCYEPKIGIIRLVG; this is translated from the coding sequence TTGCTTAAGCGAGAAGTTGCAAAACGGATTTTTGCAAAGGAATTCGAAGCCTGTAGAGAACTTGAGAAAGCTGCAAGATCTGACTCTGAAGCCCTGGATTCAAAAGTTCCAAACTTTCTAATTAGCCCGCTTGGGCTGATTCTTAACCGTGTCTTTGTGGTTGGTGTGGTCACGGAGCTTGACAATATCGGGACACAGGGGGAGATGTGGAAAGCTAGGATTGTTGATCCTACCGGAGCTTTTACAGTATACGCAGGGCAGTACCAGCCTGAAGCATCTATCTTCTTTTCGACGGTAAAGGTTCCTGCTTTCATTGCCCTTACAGGAAAAGCCAGGATTTACGAACCCGAGCCAGGCTCAGTTTTCGTCTCTATTCGGGCTGAAGAGGCAAATGTTGTGGATGAGGAAATCCGCAACAGATGGGTTGTGGATACCGCAGAACAGACCGTTGATAGGCTTGCAGCCTTTTCTGATGCTCTTGCCAGCGGATATCATGGAGAAGAACTTCGGGAATACCTTATAGAGAGAGGTGTTTCCTCTGAGCTTGCTCAGGGAATATCCATTGCGCTTGAAAAGGATGTTTCTCAGGAATTTATAAAACTGCTTCGGACTTCCATCAGGGAAGGGCTCAAAGCTCTTGATTTCGATGGAGGCACAGGCGCCAAAGCTGACCAGAAGGAATTTGTGCTCGAACTGCTCAAGGAAATGGGTGGGAGCAAAGGAGTGGATTATGCAACTTTTATGGAAGAAGCGGTCGCCAGAGGCATTCCTGAGCAGGTTGTAGAAGAGGTCACCCGTATACTGCTTGCAGGCGGACAATGTTACGAACCGAAGATCGGAATAATAAGACTTGTAGGATAA
- a CDS encoding 50S ribosomal protein L18e, protein MGKKSLVKLTRKTNPRIVSLILTLKERANANAAPIWKDIARRLEMPSRNYAAVNISKINRHTAKDDVLLIPGKVLGAGLLDHPVTVAALNFSESAAKKITEAGGKCLSLEEIMEANPKGSGIRIFR, encoded by the coding sequence TTGGGTAAAAAATCACTAGTAAAACTGACAAGAAAAACAAATCCAAGAATCGTTTCCTTGATTCTTACCCTGAAAGAGAGGGCAAATGCTAACGCTGCCCCCATCTGGAAGGATATCGCGAGACGTCTTGAGATGCCGTCCAGAAACTATGCGGCTGTAAATATAAGTAAGATCAACAGGCACACTGCAAAGGATGATGTGCTGCTTATTCCGGGAAAAGTTCTGGGCGCAGGTCTTCTTGACCACCCTGTAACGGTTGCAGCTCTAAACTTCAGCGAATCAGCAGCTAAAAAGATTACTGAAGCCGGTGGCAAGTGCCTGAGTCTCGAGGAGATAATGGAAGCAAATCCGAAAGGATCCGGTATCCGGATTTTCCGCTGA